From the genome of Haloterrigena sp. KLK7, one region includes:
- a CDS encoding peptide-methionine (S)-S-oxide reductase — MTDSNATRTASTIESLERDVGTVPPSETETATFGMGCFWGPDARFGALDGVVRTRVGYAGGTMPEPSYYALGDHTEVVQLEYDPNELSYDDLLETSWSNHDWASTAPKRQYRSVVLAHDEEQYEAAVRQRTALEDRAGRSAATEVERLDEFTRAEASHQKYELRSTPVVGDELEALYGDAFVDSTVVARLNGFAAGHGDPAQRDELLAALELPPTVRTELRRRF; from the coding sequence ATGACCGATTCGAACGCGACCCGGACGGCGTCGACGATCGAGTCCCTCGAGCGCGACGTCGGAACGGTGCCACCGAGCGAGACGGAGACGGCGACGTTCGGCATGGGTTGTTTCTGGGGTCCCGACGCGCGGTTCGGCGCGCTGGACGGCGTCGTCCGAACGCGCGTCGGCTACGCCGGCGGAACGATGCCGGAGCCCAGCTACTACGCGCTCGGCGACCACACCGAGGTCGTCCAGCTCGAGTACGATCCGAACGAACTGTCGTACGACGACCTGCTCGAGACCTCCTGGTCGAACCACGACTGGGCGTCGACGGCGCCGAAGCGGCAGTATCGGAGCGTCGTCCTCGCGCACGACGAGGAGCAGTACGAGGCCGCCGTCCGCCAACGGACCGCGCTCGAGGACCGAGCCGGACGGTCGGCCGCGACCGAGGTCGAACGGCTCGACGAGTTCACTCGAGCCGAGGCGTCCCACCAGAAGTACGAACTCCGCTCGACGCCGGTCGTCGGCGACGAACTCGAGGCGCTGTACGGCGACGCGTTCGTCGACTCGACGGTCGTCGCCCGACTGAACGGGTTCGCCGCCGGGCACGGCGACCCGGCCCAGCGGGACGAACTGCTGGCGGCGCTGGAGCTCCCGCCGACGGTGCGGACGGAGCTCAGACGCCGGTTCTGA
- a CDS encoding MaoC family dehydratase yields MQYYEDIEIGDTRECGEYTVTKEEILEFAEQYDPQPFHTDEEAAAESAFGELVASGWHTASICMRLLVEGSLQDQASMGARGVDELRWYRPVRPGDTLSVRTEIVDKRVSESDPKRGYVDSRLEGINQNDEVVISWIGLGMVERRNPDA; encoded by the coding sequence ATGCAGTACTACGAGGACATCGAGATCGGTGACACTCGAGAGTGCGGCGAGTATACCGTCACGAAGGAGGAGATCCTCGAGTTCGCCGAGCAGTACGACCCGCAACCGTTTCACACGGACGAGGAGGCGGCCGCGGAGTCCGCGTTCGGCGAACTCGTCGCCTCGGGGTGGCACACCGCGTCGATCTGCATGCGACTGCTCGTTGAGGGCTCGCTCCAGGACCAGGCCAGCATGGGCGCTCGCGGCGTGGACGAGCTCCGCTGGTACCGACCCGTCAGGCCCGGCGATACGCTGTCGGTCCGGACGGAGATTGTCGACAAACGCGTCTCCGAGAGCGATCCGAAACGCGGCTACGTCGACAGCCGCCTCGAGGGGATTAACCAGAACGACGAGGTCGTCATCTCCTGGATCGGACTGGGAATGGTCGAGCGCCGGAACCCGGACGCGTAG
- a CDS encoding DUF2971 domain-containing protein: MSENGASSLPPVPHEDTKIWRYLDFTQLLSIVERSSLWFSRADTFNDPLEGSYSRVNVDNRRNVYENTEIPEERIDELVEDQSVSAKLHRNSSYINCWHINDRESMAMWELYSLEGQGIAIQSRIDRMKKALRSEGGKINREDTPVEEDLPREKIFTIGAVRYIDYDEHWIPEGNMYSPLFHKRLSYQHEKEFRIATSRFFELLEQAEGGVNTIDEVNLPVGMYMEVDVEELIENIHVSPTAPDWFLELIEDVLSKYSIDTECVTRSSLVEDPVF; this comes from the coding sequence ATGAGTGAAAATGGGGCGTCTTCCCTACCGCCAGTACCACACGAGGACACCAAGATCTGGCGCTATCTTGACTTCACACAGTTGTTATCTATAGTTGAACGCAGTTCATTATGGTTTAGCAGAGCAGATACTTTTAATGATCCACTGGAGGGTTCATATTCTCGTGTCAATGTCGATAATCGAAGGAATGTTTACGAAAACACTGAAATTCCTGAAGAACGCATCGATGAGTTGGTTGAAGACCAATCGGTATCAGCTAAGCTCCACAGAAACTCGTCATACATAAATTGTTGGCACATCAATGATAGAGAATCGATGGCAATGTGGGAATTGTACTCTTTGGAAGGACAAGGTATCGCAATACAATCGCGAATTGACCGTATGAAGAAGGCACTCAGATCTGAGGGTGGAAAAATCAACCGCGAAGATACTCCTGTCGAAGAAGATCTTCCACGAGAGAAAATATTCACTATTGGAGCAGTTCGATACATCGATTACGATGAACATTGGATTCCAGAAGGTAACATGTATTCTCCACTTTTTCATAAGCGCCTGAGCTACCAACATGAAAAGGAATTTAGAATTGCTACATCACGGTTTTTCGAACTACTGGAACAGGCAGAAGGTGGTGTCAATACTATAGATGAGGTTAATCTTCCTGTAGGAATGTATATGGAGGTTGATGTTGAGGAGCTAATTGAGAATATTCACGTTTCACCTACAGCACCTGATTGGTTCCTTGAATTAATAGAGGATGTTTTATCTAAATATAGTATCGATACAGAATGTGTGACACGATCATCGTTGGTTGAAGACCCTGTATTTTAG
- a CDS encoding adenine deaminase C-terminal domain-containing protein, with the protein MNELQPVALEREGATADLVVANGRVYASNRRAFLERDVAVVGDRIAALPADAASVIGPDTTVVDASDRVVLPGLVDAHTHADIQVTPERAAPSMLAGGTTSIVTETSGLGLLFGARGVETTLERTAELPVTTYLTLPPQWFVDTFEPARGDDADLEAFVDLLARERVVGVGEIDWIHVVDRESPVERLYERARETGATIVGHGAGCRGESLRAFATVVDNDHEAIDADGIRERAEHGIHVVGRCGSNRDDIDALAEAVPDVDRGSVSLSTDGVWPADLVDGVGMADVVRRAIEAGVPERDAIDAATRNPAEHFGLEGRGVVAPGAFADLLVVDDLESMAIETVVADGEVVVTDGSPDVEPRTDPYPDSVTDTISIDCDADRFTAPLEAAPDGVVRAMEVGQGLVTTETTAEPAVLESDERDGTAATDARFGPDPDADVLTATLIDRDPATDDRAFTGFLTGYGLETGAVATSAVWETPGLATVAADTADAVVAAERVAELGGGFAVARGGEVVADLPAPVGATAADAPVEDVVADLEALETALSACGVDIEDPLLTVQTLTFVGVPTLKLTASGYADVLGRSLIGLEPTADSNA; encoded by the coding sequence ATGAACGAGTTACAGCCGGTCGCACTCGAGCGCGAGGGGGCGACCGCCGATCTGGTCGTCGCGAACGGACGGGTGTACGCCTCGAACCGGCGAGCGTTCCTCGAGCGGGACGTCGCCGTCGTCGGCGACCGAATCGCCGCGCTCCCGGCGGACGCCGCGTCCGTCATCGGTCCCGACACGACGGTCGTCGACGCGTCCGACCGCGTCGTCCTCCCGGGGCTGGTCGACGCCCACACCCACGCGGACATCCAGGTGACGCCCGAGCGCGCCGCGCCGTCGATGCTCGCCGGCGGCACCACGTCGATCGTCACCGAGACCTCCGGGCTCGGGCTGCTGTTCGGCGCCCGAGGCGTCGAGACCACCCTCGAGCGAACCGCCGAGTTGCCCGTGACGACCTACCTCACCCTGCCGCCCCAGTGGTTCGTCGACACCTTCGAACCCGCGCGGGGCGACGACGCGGACCTCGAGGCGTTCGTCGACCTGCTCGCGCGCGAGCGCGTGGTCGGCGTCGGCGAGATCGACTGGATCCACGTCGTCGACCGCGAGTCGCCGGTCGAACGGCTCTACGAGCGCGCTCGCGAGACCGGCGCGACGATCGTCGGCCACGGGGCGGGCTGTCGGGGCGAGTCGCTCCGGGCGTTCGCGACCGTCGTAGACAACGACCACGAGGCGATCGACGCCGACGGGATCCGCGAGCGGGCCGAACACGGAATCCACGTCGTCGGGCGCTGCGGGTCGAACCGCGACGATATCGACGCGCTCGCCGAGGCCGTCCCCGACGTCGATCGCGGAAGCGTCTCGCTGTCGACCGACGGCGTCTGGCCCGCCGACCTCGTCGACGGGGTCGGGATGGCCGACGTGGTCCGCCGCGCGATCGAGGCCGGCGTCCCCGAACGGGACGCGATCGACGCCGCGACGCGCAACCCCGCCGAACACTTCGGCCTCGAGGGGCGGGGCGTCGTCGCGCCCGGCGCGTTCGCGGACCTGCTCGTCGTCGACGACCTCGAGTCGATGGCCATCGAGACCGTGGTCGCCGACGGCGAGGTCGTCGTCACCGACGGCTCGCCCGACGTCGAGCCGCGGACCGACCCCTACCCCGACTCCGTCACCGACACGATTTCGATCGACTGCGACGCGGACCGCTTCACCGCGCCGCTCGAGGCCGCACCGGACGGCGTCGTCCGCGCGATGGAAGTCGGCCAGGGGCTCGTTACGACCGAGACGACCGCCGAACCCGCGGTTCTCGAGTCCGACGAGCGCGACGGAACCGCGGCGACCGACGCCCGATTCGGTCCCGATCCGGACGCCGACGTCCTCACGGCGACGCTGATCGACCGCGATCCGGCGACCGACGACCGCGCCTTCACCGGGTTTCTCACCGGGTACGGCCTCGAGACGGGCGCCGTCGCGACGAGCGCGGTCTGGGAGACGCCCGGGCTGGCGACCGTCGCCGCGGACACCGCCGACGCCGTCGTCGCCGCCGAACGCGTCGCGGAACTGGGCGGCGGGTTCGCCGTCGCTCGAGGCGGTGAGGTCGTCGCCGACCTCCCGGCGCCGGTCGGGGCGACGGCGGCCGACGCGCCGGTCGAGGACGTCGTCGCCGACCTCGAGGCGCTCGAAACCGCACTCTCGGCGTGCGGCGTCGATATCGAGGACCCGCTGCTCACCGTCCAGACGCTGACCTTCGTCGGCGTGCCGACGCTGAAACTCACCGCGTCGGGCTACGCCGACGTCCTCGGGCGGTCGCTGATCGGCCTCGAGCCGACGGCGGACTCGAACGCGTAG
- a CDS encoding cob(I)yrinic acid a,c-diamide adenosyltransferase, with amino-acid sequence MSIYTGRGDDGQTDLRDMSRVSKASPRIEAYGTVDELNALVGTIRPTGHDDVDDRLREIQNHLHVVQADFANPDPDEDDPAIRADHIETVEDWIDEYDEELEPLRSFILPTGSERGAQLHHARTVCRRAERRAVALANEEEINEQAVQYLNRLSDGLFTFGRVVNARDGEPEEEPQY; translated from the coding sequence ATGTCGATCTACACAGGTCGCGGCGACGACGGGCAGACGGACCTCCGGGACATGAGCCGCGTCTCGAAGGCCAGTCCGCGCATCGAAGCCTACGGTACCGTCGACGAGCTCAACGCCCTCGTCGGGACGATCCGCCCGACGGGCCACGACGACGTCGACGACCGGCTCCGGGAGATCCAGAACCACCTCCACGTCGTCCAGGCCGACTTCGCGAACCCGGATCCCGACGAAGACGACCCCGCGATCCGCGCCGACCACATCGAGACCGTCGAGGACTGGATCGACGAGTACGACGAGGAGCTCGAGCCCCTGCGGTCGTTCATCCTCCCGACCGGCAGCGAACGCGGGGCGCAACTCCACCACGCCCGGACCGTCTGTCGTCGCGCCGAGCGCCGAGCTGTCGCGCTGGCCAACGAGGAGGAGATCAACGAACAGGCCGTTCAGTACCTCAATCGGCTCTCGGACGGCCTGTTCACCTTCGGTCGCGTCGTCAACGCCCGCGACGGCGAACCGGAGGAGGAGCCGCAGTACTGA
- the gcvPB gene encoding aminomethyl-transferring glycine dehydrogenase subunit GcvPB encodes MSDRDESDIDPRAEQVRYDQARYVENGQYEPLLSEKDLTRVEIGGSDGDGGDDGDDGSADGGSPLPDDLTRDSLELPELSEPELARHYTRLSQMIYGIDSGPYPLGSCTMKYNPKFTEDVAALPAAAVHPDRSERSTQGTLELMYRLQDYLGRIGGMDAVTLQPPAGAAGEFVGIRVAAAYHEHNGEGDRDEVIVPESAHGTNFASAALGGYDVVSLPSDDGGRVDLEALEAALSENTAALMLTNPNTLGLFERDIEEIAEMVHDVGGLLYYDGANLNALLGRARPGDMGFDVMHYNVHKTFATPHGGGGPGAGPVGVVDELAPFLPAPRVRENGESESELGYELFDPEHTIGKVHGYQGNWLVLVKAFAYIARLGDEGLADASATAVLNANYLASQIEYDVPYEPFHHEFVASAGDQDAADVAKRMLDYGVHPPTTKWPEIVPEALMTEPTEVEGMETLDRLAAAFNAVAGEDDETLADAPERTTARRIDQTSAARSPRLSWQALESDDE; translated from the coding sequence ATGAGCGATCGAGACGAAAGCGACATCGATCCGCGAGCCGAACAGGTCCGCTACGATCAGGCCCGCTACGTCGAGAACGGGCAGTACGAGCCCCTGCTCTCGGAGAAGGACCTGACGCGCGTCGAGATCGGCGGGAGCGACGGGGACGGCGGCGATGACGGAGATGACGGGTCCGCGGACGGCGGCTCGCCCCTGCCCGACGACCTGACCCGGGACTCGCTCGAACTCCCGGAGCTCTCCGAACCCGAACTGGCGCGCCACTACACGCGCCTCTCCCAGATGATCTACGGGATCGACAGCGGCCCCTACCCGCTGGGCTCGTGTACGATGAAGTACAACCCGAAGTTCACCGAGGACGTGGCCGCGCTCCCGGCGGCGGCCGTCCATCCCGACCGGTCGGAACGATCGACCCAGGGGACCCTCGAGCTCATGTATCGCCTCCAGGACTATCTGGGCCGGATCGGGGGCATGGACGCGGTGACGCTGCAGCCCCCCGCCGGCGCGGCCGGCGAGTTCGTCGGCATCCGCGTCGCCGCGGCCTACCACGAGCACAACGGCGAGGGGGACCGCGACGAGGTCATCGTCCCCGAGAGCGCCCACGGGACCAACTTCGCCAGCGCGGCGCTGGGCGGCTACGACGTCGTCTCCTTGCCCAGCGACGACGGCGGTCGGGTCGACCTCGAGGCGCTCGAGGCGGCCCTCTCCGAGAACACCGCGGCCCTGATGCTGACCAACCCGAACACGCTCGGCCTCTTCGAGCGCGACATCGAGGAGATCGCCGAGATGGTCCACGACGTGGGCGGCCTGCTCTACTACGACGGGGCGAACCTGAACGCCCTACTCGGTCGGGCCCGACCGGGCGACATGGGCTTCGACGTGATGCACTACAACGTCCACAAGACGTTCGCGACGCCCCACGGCGGCGGCGGTCCGGGCGCGGGCCCGGTCGGCGTCGTCGACGAGTTAGCGCCGTTCCTGCCGGCGCCTCGAGTGCGAGAGAACGGGGAGAGTGAGAGCGAACTGGGTTACGAGCTGTTCGACCCCGAACACACCATCGGCAAGGTCCACGGCTACCAGGGCAACTGGCTCGTTCTCGTCAAGGCCTTCGCCTACATCGCGCGGCTCGGCGACGAGGGGCTCGCCGACGCCAGCGCGACGGCGGTGTTGAACGCGAACTACCTCGCGAGTCAGATCGAGTACGACGTGCCCTACGAGCCGTTCCACCACGAGTTCGTCGCCAGCGCGGGCGACCAGGACGCCGCCGACGTCGCCAAGCGGATGCTCGACTACGGCGTCCACCCGCCGACGACCAAGTGGCCCGAGATCGTCCCCGAGGCGCTGATGACCGAACCCACCGAGGTCGAGGGCATGGAGACGCTGGATCGACTCGCGGCCGCCTTCAACGCCGTCGCCGGAGAGGACGACGAGACGCTCGCGGACGCGCCGGAACGGACCACCGCGCGCCGGATCGACCAGACCAGCGCGGCGCGGTCCCCGCGGCTCTCGTGGCAGGCCCTCGAGTCCGACGACGAGTGA
- the gcvPA gene encoding aminomethyl-transferring glycine dehydrogenase subunit GcvPA produces the protein MHGSHATGSPYAPHTEEDRSAMLEAVGAETVEDLFDIPSDVQFEGRFDIDARTERETRRLVRSILGRNDDLTELLGRGHYGYYVPSLVDHLADRSEFLTSYTQYQPEVSQGFLQALFEYQSLLVELTGLEIANCSMYDAATALGEAATLAERVRDTSGHRVLVPDLLLEGRRSTLENYVAGTDLAVEAYPTDDANADVGALEGLVDEETVMVYAENPTVRGTIEEGLESIGALAAENDALFVLGSDPIALSVLQRPADVGADVVVGDASVLGLPTSYGMGLGLFATTEDYLRQVPGRLVGASEDATDRRAYTLTLQTREQHIRRERATSNICTNQAWVALRTAMHAAYLGPNGMVDLAERGVTRADDLAERLDDIVSVKAPVHDRHHLREFVVRVDQPAPAIAGDLEKRGFAVHVVGDHELQVCVAGVPDERIDPFVAAFEEVVR, from the coding sequence ATGCACGGATCACACGCCACGGGGAGCCCGTACGCTCCCCACACGGAGGAGGACCGCTCGGCGATGCTCGAGGCGGTCGGCGCGGAGACGGTCGAGGATCTCTTCGACATCCCGTCGGACGTCCAGTTCGAGGGGCGTTTCGACATCGACGCGCGAACGGAACGGGAAACCCGACGACTGGTGCGCTCGATATTGGGTCGCAACGACGACCTGACCGAGCTGCTCGGGCGGGGCCACTACGGCTACTACGTGCCGTCGCTGGTCGACCACCTCGCGGACCGCTCGGAGTTTCTCACCTCCTACACGCAGTACCAGCCCGAGGTGTCCCAGGGGTTCCTGCAGGCGCTGTTCGAGTACCAGTCGCTGCTGGTCGAACTGACGGGCCTGGAGATCGCCAACTGCTCGATGTACGACGCCGCGACGGCGCTGGGCGAGGCCGCCACGCTGGCAGAACGCGTCCGCGATACCAGCGGGCACCGCGTGCTCGTCCCCGACCTCCTGCTCGAGGGACGGCGCTCGACGCTCGAGAACTACGTCGCCGGCACCGACCTCGCGGTCGAGGCGTACCCGACCGACGACGCCAACGCCGACGTCGGGGCGCTCGAGGGGCTGGTCGACGAGGAGACCGTCATGGTCTACGCCGAGAACCCGACCGTTCGCGGGACGATCGAGGAGGGTCTCGAGTCGATCGGCGCGCTCGCGGCAGAGAACGACGCCCTGTTCGTCCTCGGCTCGGACCCGATCGCGCTCTCCGTGCTCCAGCGGCCGGCGGACGTCGGCGCCGACGTCGTCGTCGGTGACGCGAGCGTGCTGGGGCTGCCGACGAGCTACGGGATGGGCCTCGGGCTGTTCGCCACGACGGAAGACTATCTCCGACAGGTTCCGGGTCGACTGGTCGGCGCCAGCGAGGACGCGACCGACCGACGAGCCTACACGCTCACGCTGCAGACCCGCGAACAGCACATCCGCCGAGAACGGGCCACGAGCAACATCTGTACCAATCAGGCCTGGGTCGCGCTGCGAACCGCGATGCACGCCGCGTATCTGGGCCCGAACGGGATGGTCGACCTCGCGGAGCGGGGCGTCACCCGCGCCGACGACCTCGCGGAGCGCCTCGACGACATCGTCAGCGTCAAGGCGCCGGTCCACGACCGACACCACCTCCGCGAGTTCGTCGTCCGCGTCGACCAGCCCGCGCCGGCGATCGCGGGCGACCTCGAGAAGCGCGGCTTCGCGGTCCACGTCGTCGGCGACCACGAACTGCAGGTCTGCGTCGCCGGCGTCCCCGACGAGCGGATCGATCCGTTCGTCGCGGCCTTCGAGGAGGTGGTTCGATGA
- a CDS encoding DUF2270 domain-containing protein, whose translation MADSDDIDEDGPLNREDQEIGATAATDSDSLLGVLPHFYRGEVSQANSAQDRIDRTTDWAITLLAAVLSLVFSSRNMPAFLLLVGIFVLSIFLFFEVRRYRFYDHWRARVRFVQENVFANALEPTGVEHPAWREELSDDLRNPTFKVSTREALSRRIRRVYGLLFAVAGVGWAFKVTLFTPEQQWTEAAELPGIPGTAVAVLLAVFFACVIAVALWPGGRQAKGEIHGVEPGDWKND comes from the coding sequence ATGGCCGACAGCGACGATATCGACGAGGACGGCCCGCTCAACCGGGAGGATCAGGAGATCGGCGCGACGGCCGCCACCGATTCCGACTCCCTGCTCGGCGTCCTCCCGCACTTCTATCGGGGCGAGGTGAGCCAGGCAAACAGCGCACAGGACCGGATCGACCGGACGACCGACTGGGCGATCACGCTGCTCGCCGCCGTGCTCTCGCTCGTCTTCTCGAGTCGGAACATGCCGGCGTTCCTGCTCCTGGTCGGGATCTTCGTCCTGTCGATCTTCCTGTTCTTCGAGGTGCGTCGGTACCGGTTCTACGACCACTGGCGCGCTCGCGTCCGCTTCGTCCAGGAGAACGTGTTCGCGAACGCCTTAGAGCCGACCGGGGTCGAACACCCGGCCTGGCGCGAGGAGTTGAGCGACGACCTCCGGAATCCGACTTTCAAGGTCTCGACTCGAGAGGCGCTTTCCCGGCGGATACGACGCGTTTACGGGTTGCTCTTCGCAGTGGCCGGCGTCGGCTGGGCGTTCAAGGTCACGCTGTTCACACCGGAACAGCAGTGGACCGAGGCCGCCGAACTGCCGGGGATCCCCGGTACGGCCGTGGCGGTACTGCTCGCCGTCTTCTTCGCGTGCGTAATCGCGGTCGCCCTGTGGCCGGGAGGACGGCAGGCGAAAGGCGAGATCCACGGCGTCGAGCCGGGCGACTGGAAGAACGACTGA
- a CDS encoding AI-2E family transporter: MPERPEPPAWVVEQPVLALLALIAVVLGLVIVLPYVQYVLFGVVLAYILLPLQKRLEERVRPMIAAFVSVIVALLVIVIPLLYIISVALRQSTLLVEAIREGDIDLAMIEGALADRGYPVDLTSLYESYQDAISTGLRGLANSALDIVGGLPGILIGLTITLFVCFALLRDGDRLIDWLYRVVPIDDEIQRELFTELDQLMQASVISNVLVAAIQAVMLGVGLAVLGIPAVVLLTVLTFVLTLLPLVGAFGVWLPVSIYLVAVGRPVAAAALAVYGFFVTVSDTYLRPALIGRTGAINSAIIVVGIFGGLITFGAVGLFIGPVVLGGAKVVLDIFARERADGTGTGAETATDASLEQSGATDTEAADRTASNADAERDDGVDSDAGDDSDA; the protein is encoded by the coding sequence ATGCCAGAGCGCCCAGAGCCGCCGGCGTGGGTCGTCGAGCAACCCGTGCTCGCCCTGCTCGCGCTGATCGCCGTCGTTCTCGGACTCGTCATCGTCCTGCCGTACGTGCAGTACGTCCTCTTCGGGGTCGTTCTCGCGTACATCCTGCTTCCGCTCCAGAAACGCCTCGAGGAGCGCGTCCGGCCGATGATCGCCGCGTTCGTCAGCGTCATCGTCGCGCTGCTAGTCATCGTCATCCCGCTCCTCTACATCATCAGCGTCGCGCTCCGGCAGTCGACGCTGCTGGTAGAGGCCATTCGCGAGGGAGATATCGACCTCGCGATGATCGAAGGAGCGCTGGCCGACCGGGGATATCCGGTTGATCTGACCAGCCTGTACGAATCCTATCAGGACGCGATTTCGACCGGTCTCCGCGGCCTCGCGAACAGTGCGCTCGATATCGTCGGCGGGCTGCCGGGGATCCTGATCGGGTTGACGATTACGCTGTTCGTCTGCTTCGCGCTGTTGCGGGACGGGGATCGCCTGATCGACTGGCTCTATCGCGTCGTCCCGATCGACGACGAGATCCAGCGGGAGCTATTCACCGAACTCGATCAACTCATGCAGGCGTCGGTCATCAGCAACGTCCTCGTCGCGGCCATTCAGGCGGTGATGCTCGGGGTCGGACTCGCAGTGCTGGGTATCCCCGCCGTCGTGTTGCTCACCGTCCTCACGTTCGTGCTGACGCTCCTCCCGCTGGTCGGGGCGTTCGGCGTCTGGCTTCCGGTCTCGATCTACCTGGTCGCCGTCGGTCGTCCCGTCGCCGCCGCAGCGCTCGCGGTCTACGGCTTCTTCGTCACCGTCTCGGACACCTATCTCCGACCCGCCCTCATCGGCCGAACCGGCGCGATCAACTCCGCGATCATCGTCGTCGGTATCTTCGGCGGCCTCATCACCTTCGGCGCCGTGGGGCTGTTCATCGGCCCCGTCGTCCTCGGCGGTGCGAAGGTCGTGCTCGATATCTTCGCTCGAGAGCGCGCCGACGGGACGGGGACCGGAGCCGAGACCGCGACCGACGCGTCGCTCGAGCAGTCCGGCGCTACCGACACGGAGGCAGCCGACCGAACGGCGTCGAACGCCGACGCGGAGCGCGACGATGGCGTCGATTCCGATGCCGGTGACGATTCGGACGCCTGA
- the hmgB gene encoding hydroxymethylglutaryl-CoA synthase codes for MTAVGIDAIEIWTGNLKLDLPGTFAPEKGEDPEKYTKGLGLNASSFPDSYEDIVTMGANAAHRLMERKGLEPDDIGRIDVATESAFDNSKPVSTYVAGCLEQVFEGDFHHANKGERKFACIAGTQSLDDAYNWIRAGRNRGRSALVIATDTALYARGDAGEATQGAGAVAMLISEDPSLVELSAEQGYGSADETDFLKPNQQFPSVDGKRSVQVYLARMREALEDYESVAGDVHSEDFAYAPFHTPFPGMVRKAALLAYRHVIRDTSLEEDLADEIGRQPRPEAFDTDDDYRDALREYMDLLKETEAYQEWYAETIDPTLSISREVGNWYTGSVHVARVSALKHALENGRDMTDEALLVGSYGSGAQAEIHSEVVQDGWEAEIEALNVDDQLEDRYDMSWDDYEEVHDVHNHDMDVDVEEFTTPESEFVFDGWGRMGERKYRYVE; via the coding sequence ATGACTGCAGTCGGTATCGACGCCATCGAAATCTGGACCGGGAATCTCAAACTCGACCTCCCCGGCACGTTCGCCCCCGAGAAGGGCGAAGACCCCGAGAAGTACACGAAAGGGCTCGGGCTGAACGCCAGTTCCTTCCCCGACAGCTACGAGGACATCGTCACGATGGGCGCCAACGCCGCCCACCGGCTGATGGAGCGCAAGGGCTTAGAGCCCGACGACATCGGTCGAATCGACGTCGCCACCGAGAGCGCCTTCGACAACTCGAAGCCGGTTTCGACGTACGTCGCCGGCTGTCTCGAGCAGGTCTTCGAGGGCGACTTCCACCACGCCAACAAGGGCGAGCGGAAGTTCGCCTGTATCGCGGGCACCCAGAGTCTGGACGACGCCTACAACTGGATCCGCGCGGGCCGCAACCGCGGCCGATCGGCGCTGGTCATCGCGACCGACACGGCGCTGTACGCCCGCGGCGACGCCGGCGAGGCGACGCAGGGCGCCGGCGCCGTCGCGATGCTCATCAGCGAGGACCCGAGCCTCGTCGAGCTCTCGGCGGAGCAGGGCTACGGCTCGGCCGACGAGACCGACTTCCTCAAGCCGAACCAGCAGTTCCCCTCCGTCGACGGCAAACGCTCCGTGCAGGTGTATCTCGCTCGCATGCGCGAGGCCCTCGAGGACTACGAGAGCGTCGCGGGCGACGTCCACTCCGAGGACTTCGCCTACGCGCCGTTCCACACGCCGTTCCCGGGCATGGTCCGGAAGGCCGCGCTGCTGGCCTACCGCCACGTCATCCGCGATACGAGCCTCGAGGAGGATCTGGCCGACGAGATCGGTCGCCAGCCCCGCCCCGAAGCGTTCGATACCGATGACGACTACCGCGACGCGCTGCGGGAGTACATGGACCTGCTCAAGGAGACCGAGGCCTACCAGGAGTGGTACGCGGAGACGATCGATCCGACGCTGTCGATCTCCCGCGAGGTCGGCAACTGGTACACCGGCTCCGTCCACGTCGCCCGCGTCAGCGCCCTCAAACACGCGCTCGAGAACGGTCGCGACATGACCGACGAGGCGCTGCTCGTCGGCTCGTACGGCAGCGGCGCGCAGGCCGAAATCCACTCCGAAGTCGTTCAGGACGGCTGGGAGGCGGAGATCGAGGCGCTGAACGTCGACGACCAACTCGAGGATCGGTACGACATGAGTTGGGACGACTACGAGGAGGTGCACGACGTCCACAACCACGACATGGACGTCGACGTCGAGGAGTTCACGACCCCCGAGTCGGAGTTCGTCTTCGACGGCTGGGGTCGTATGGGCGAGCGGAAGTACCGGTACGTCGAGTAG